In Kordia antarctica, the following proteins share a genomic window:
- the pyrH gene encoding UMP kinase — protein sequence MQYKRILLKLSGEALMGDRQYGIDPKRLAIYAKEIKEVVELGIEVAIVIGGGNIFRGVAGASNGMDRVQGDHMGMLATVINGLALQSALEDADVHTRLLTALEIKEVAEPYIKRKAIRHLEKGRVVIFGAGTGNPYFTTDSAAVLRAIEVHADVILKGTRVDGIYDKDPEKNTEAVKFDYISFDEVLKQGLKVMDTTAFTLSQENELPIIVFDMNTRGNLLKVVLGENIGTKVNL from the coding sequence ATGCAATACAAAAGAATTTTACTCAAATTATCAGGCGAAGCGCTCATGGGTGATAGACAATATGGAATTGATCCAAAACGTTTAGCCATATACGCGAAAGAAATTAAAGAAGTAGTCGAGCTAGGAATCGAAGTTGCCATTGTTATCGGTGGTGGAAATATTTTTAGAGGTGTTGCTGGTGCCAGTAATGGCATGGACAGAGTACAAGGAGATCACATGGGAATGCTCGCAACTGTTATTAACGGTTTGGCATTACAAAGTGCGTTGGAAGACGCAGATGTACATACACGCTTGTTAACAGCTTTAGAAATTAAAGAAGTAGCTGAACCTTATATTAAACGAAAAGCGATTCGTCATTTAGAAAAAGGACGTGTTGTTATTTTTGGTGCAGGAACTGGGAATCCATATTTTACTACGGATTCTGCCGCTGTATTACGTGCTATTGAAGTGCATGCAGATGTAATTTTGAAAGGAACTCGTGTAGATGGAATTTACGATAAAGATCCTGAAAAGAACACGGAAGCTGTAAAGTTTGATTATATTTCTTTTGATGAAGTTTTAAAGCAAGGATTAAAAGTGATGGACACAACTGCTTTTACGCTGAGTCAAGAAAATGAATTGCCAATTATTGTGTTTGATATGAATACACGTGGAAATTTACTCAAAGTAGTTTTAGGAGAAAATATTGGGACTAAAGTCAACTTATAA
- a CDS encoding efflux RND transporter permease subunit, which produces MIKWINTQFWGIVARLILRNRIIILLLIAAMTVFLGMQWKNMRFSYTEANLLPDNHPVNVEYIKFLNIFGEEGNLIILAVKDSAVFTPENFNAWNRLSKQFNAKPEVASVISTENLKKLIKDEENQRFDLENLVTGEVATQAEVDEIKNELFKNLPFYKSLLFNDEGTIRTAVYLDKEIVNTIVRKDFIYDEVLPIIAAFEKETGLDLRVSGMPYIRTLNSQNIVDEISLFIGAALFITSLIFFFFFRSFRATFISMVVVIIGVMWAFGILGLLHYEITVLTALIPPLIIVIGIPNCIFFINKYQQEIKKHGNQAKSLQRVISKIGNATLMTNVTTAAGFATFIITKSKLLKEFGIVASINIIAIFILSLLIIPIIYSYMSLPKEKHLNHLNKRWIGGFVNWMEQTVRNHRKGVYIASASLLILSIIGICQIRISGSLIEDMPQRADFFQDIRFFEEEFDGIMPLEILVDTKRKNGVLKLPTLKRMDQLEQLIVDTPELSQPMSIVSLAKYSRQAYFGGLPKNYTLPASNENAIISTYVAKSKSDVNLLTSFVDSTGRYARITTFMKDIGTDKMERIEQELRTKIDSTFKDKYDVTLTGKALVFLKGTKYLVDNLIMSLSLAIFLISLFMAYLFRSFRMILISLVPNLLPLLITAGMMGFLGVPIKPSTILVFSIAFGISVDDTIHFLAKYRQELQSNNWKIRKSVYAALRETGVSMFYTSIVLFFGFSVFMISSFGGTVALGGLVSATLLFAMLANLLLLPSLLLSLERSIANKRVLKEPNFRIFPEKKKKEKKSLFGLKKNVDASQEEE; this is translated from the coding sequence ATGATTAAATGGATAAATACACAGTTTTGGGGAATTGTAGCTAGATTAATTCTTAGAAATAGAATTATAATTCTACTGCTAATCGCTGCCATGACTGTCTTTTTGGGTATGCAATGGAAAAACATGCGCTTTTCCTATACAGAAGCCAATCTGTTGCCAGACAATCATCCTGTTAATGTTGAATACATCAAATTTCTTAATATTTTTGGGGAAGAAGGAAACCTAATCATTCTTGCTGTAAAAGACAGTGCTGTATTTACACCTGAAAATTTTAATGCCTGGAATCGACTTAGCAAACAGTTCAACGCTAAACCTGAAGTTGCTTCAGTAATCTCTACCGAAAATCTAAAAAAACTTATTAAAGACGAAGAAAATCAACGTTTTGATTTAGAAAATTTAGTCACAGGCGAAGTCGCAACGCAAGCAGAAGTTGACGAAATTAAAAACGAACTCTTCAAAAATTTACCGTTTTATAAAAGTCTATTATTCAATGACGAAGGAACTATCCGAACGGCGGTTTATCTTGACAAAGAAATTGTAAATACTATTGTTCGGAAAGATTTTATCTATGATGAAGTCCTTCCAATAATTGCTGCATTTGAAAAAGAAACAGGACTTGATTTGCGCGTTTCTGGAATGCCATATATCCGAACTTTAAATTCGCAAAACATTGTAGACGAGATCAGTTTGTTTATTGGCGCGGCTTTATTCATTACGAGTCTCATATTTTTCTTTTTCTTTCGCTCGTTTCGCGCCACATTTATTTCAATGGTTGTCGTGATTATTGGTGTTATGTGGGCTTTTGGAATTTTAGGATTATTGCATTACGAAATCACCGTATTAACGGCATTAATTCCTCCGTTAATTATTGTTATTGGAATTCCGAACTGCATATTTTTCATCAACAAATATCAACAAGAAATAAAAAAACACGGAAATCAAGCCAAGTCGTTACAACGTGTAATTTCGAAAATCGGAAATGCAACGCTCATGACAAATGTGACAACTGCGGCTGGTTTTGCAACGTTTATCATTACAAAAAGCAAACTTCTAAAAGAATTTGGTATTGTAGCTTCTATCAATATCATTGCCATATTTATACTGTCGCTATTAATCATTCCGATTATTTATAGTTACATGTCGTTGCCGAAAGAAAAACACTTAAATCATCTAAACAAACGTTGGATTGGTGGTTTTGTGAATTGGATGGAACAAACGGTGCGAAATCACAGAAAAGGAGTTTACATTGCTTCTGCAAGTTTGTTAATATTGAGTATTATCGGAATCTGTCAAATTCGTATTTCAGGAAGTTTGATTGAAGATATGCCACAACGCGCCGATTTTTTTCAGGACATTCGTTTCTTTGAAGAAGAATTTGACGGCATTATGCCACTAGAAATATTGGTGGATACCAAACGTAAAAATGGTGTCCTAAAACTTCCGACGCTCAAACGTATGGATCAGCTTGAGCAACTCATTGTAGATACGCCTGAGTTGTCGCAACCAATGTCTATTGTAAGTTTGGCAAAATATTCGCGTCAAGCTTATTTTGGCGGACTTCCTAAAAATTATACATTGCCAGCTTCTAATGAAAACGCTATCATTTCTACGTATGTGGCAAAATCGAAATCTGATGTTAATCTGCTTACAAGTTTTGTAGATTCTACCGGAAGGTATGCGCGCATTACCACGTTTATGAAAGATATTGGAACGGATAAAATGGAGCGGATTGAACAAGAATTACGAACTAAAATAGATAGCACATTCAAAGATAAATACGACGTTACTTTGACAGGAAAAGCATTGGTTTTCTTGAAAGGAACTAAATATTTGGTTGATAACTTAATCATGTCGTTATCGCTTGCCATCTTTTTAATTTCGTTGTTTATGGCGTATTTATTTCGTTCATTCCGAATGATTTTAATTTCGTTAGTTCCAAACTTATTACCATTACTTATTACTGCAGGAATGATGGGTTTTTTGGGCGTTCCTATTAAACCATCTACCATTTTAGTATTTAGTATTGCTTTTGGAATTTCTGTGGATGACACGATCCATTTCTTAGCAAAATACCGACAAGAATTACAGAGTAATAACTGGAAAATTCGAAAATCAGTCTATGCAGCTTTGCGTGAAACTGGTGTCAGCATGTTTTATACATCTATTGTATTATTCTTCGGATTCTCGGTATTTATGATTTCTAGTTTTGGTGGAACTGTCGCTTTGGGCGGATTGGTTTCTGCAACATTACTCTTTGCGATGTTGGCAAACTTATTATTATTACCTTCCTTATTGCTTTCGCTAGAAAGAAGCATTGCAAACAAACGTGTATTAAAAGAACCAAACTTTAGAATCTTTCCTGAGAAGAAGAAAAAGGAGAAAAAATCACTTTTCGGATTAAAGAAGAATGTAGACGCATCGCAAGAAGAAGAATGA
- the rpsI gene encoding 30S ribosomal protein S9, producing the protein MEVIHKIGRRKTAVARVYVSPGTGNITVNKKSFETYFPTPTLQYKVKQPFALTETVDAYDVKVNVFGGGSTGQAEAVRLAISRVLCEIDPENRLALKPEGLLTRDPRMVERKKFGQKKARKKFQFSKR; encoded by the coding sequence ATGGAAGTTATTCACAAAATTGGTCGTAGAAAGACGGCTGTTGCTCGTGTATATGTTTCTCCAGGAACTGGGAACATTACCGTAAACAAGAAATCGTTTGAAACGTATTTCCCAACACCAACATTACAGTACAAAGTAAAACAACCGTTCGCTTTAACAGAAACAGTTGATGCTTACGATGTAAAAGTAAATGTATTTGGTGGTGGATCTACTGGACAAGCAGAAGCTGTTCGTTTGGCAATCTCAAGAGTATTATGCGAGATTGATCCTGAAAACAGATTGGCACTTAAACCAGAAGGATTACTTACAAGAGATCCAAGAATGGTTGAACGTAAGAAATTTGGACAGAAGAAAGCTCGTAAGAAATTCCAGTTCTCGAAACGTTAA
- the rpsB gene encoding 30S ribosomal protein S2: MANNIEVKDLLEAGVHFGHLTRKWDPNMAPYIYMERNGIHIINLYKTVAKIEEANEALRKIAASGRKILFVATKKQAKDIVAEKAGKANMPYITERWPGGMLTNFVTIRKAVKKMATIDRMKKDGTFLTLSKKERLQVDRLRAKLEKNLGSINDMTRLPGALFIVDIKREHIAIKEAQKLNIPIFAMVDTNSDPREVDYVIPANDDASKSIENILTHVTDAVIEGLSERKAEKDAKKVEKEVAAAPKAEAKPEAKAETKEAPAKPEVKAETKEVTAKTEAEAKPEVKAEAKETPAETEVAAPKAEKEAPAKEEDKK, translated from the coding sequence ATGGCAAATAACATAGAAGTTAAAGACTTACTTGAAGCAGGTGTACACTTTGGACACTTGACAAGAAAATGGGATCCAAACATGGCGCCGTACATCTACATGGAGCGCAATGGAATCCACATTATCAACTTATACAAGACTGTTGCTAAAATTGAGGAAGCTAATGAAGCTTTAAGAAAAATTGCAGCATCTGGTAGAAAAATACTTTTCGTAGCTACGAAAAAACAAGCAAAAGACATTGTTGCTGAAAAAGCAGGGAAAGCTAACATGCCGTACATCACTGAAAGATGGCCAGGTGGAATGTTAACTAACTTTGTAACGATCAGAAAAGCCGTTAAAAAAATGGCTACTATTGACCGAATGAAGAAAGATGGAACGTTCCTTACTTTATCTAAGAAAGAACGTTTACAGGTTGATCGTTTAAGAGCAAAATTAGAAAAAAACTTAGGTTCTATCAACGATATGACGCGTCTTCCAGGTGCATTATTCATAGTTGATATCAAACGTGAACACATCGCAATCAAAGAAGCTCAGAAATTAAACATTCCAATTTTTGCAATGGTTGATACAAATTCTGACCCAAGAGAGGTAGATTATGTAATTCCTGCAAATGATGATGCTTCAAAATCGATCGAGAACATTTTAACGCACGTTACTGATGCAGTTATCGAAGGTTTATCTGAGAGAAAAGCTGAAAAAGATGCTAAAAAAGTTGAAAAAGAAGTAGCTGCTGCTCCAAAGGCAGAAGCGAAACCTGAAGCAAAAGCTGAAACTAAAGAAGCTCCGGCTAAACCTGAAGTAAAGGCAGAAACCAAAGAAGTTACAGCTAAAACTGAAGCAGAAGCAAAACCTGAAGTAAAGGCAGAAGCTAAAGAAACTCCAGCTGAAACTGAAGTTGCTGCTCCAAAAGCTGAAAAGGAAGCTCCAGCAAAAGAAGAAGATAAAAAATAA
- a CDS encoding SGNH/GDSL hydrolase family protein — protein sequence MKFLPKIKKFFINTAIVVVVTFVLFEVLYRYSVIDFYKAETAHLNTETDLANTSVDFLVFGDSFSATAKEINYIDKLREKNPKASFVNVSVPGIGVRQVNTFAKAKIKKHQPKAIIYQIYVGNDLVDVNHLWSWEKFSVARNLYWEASDHFLSLSYLNHKATVFSPRVNSRTHTMATDDFSIDFYDERTKRFLNFDRSFFNNTLLLKEPFKARYDVWLGYMQTFLETIPKDIPVYLVWIPHCSQVNDYYLNNLNQLGATFDDKTTVQQLNYPFFAQAKKDLKAFTNVTQLNPLETFQANDTENYRLYFANDPHINDNGNVVLRDFLQTEISF from the coding sequence ATGAAATTTTTGCCAAAAATAAAGAAGTTTTTTATTAATACAGCGATTGTTGTAGTGGTAACTTTTGTGTTGTTTGAAGTTTTATATAGATATTCGGTAATTGATTTTTATAAAGCAGAAACCGCTCATTTGAATACTGAAACTGACTTGGCAAATACTTCCGTAGATTTTTTAGTGTTTGGCGATTCGTTTTCGGCTACAGCAAAAGAAATTAATTATATAGATAAGTTACGAGAAAAGAATCCGAAAGCATCATTTGTAAACGTGAGTGTTCCAGGAATTGGAGTTCGGCAAGTGAATACCTTCGCGAAAGCAAAAATTAAAAAACATCAGCCGAAAGCTATAATCTATCAAATTTATGTTGGAAACGATTTGGTTGACGTAAATCATTTATGGAGTTGGGAAAAGTTTTCTGTTGCCAGAAATTTGTATTGGGAAGCTTCCGATCATTTTCTAAGTTTATCATATTTGAATCACAAAGCAACCGTTTTTAGTCCGCGCGTAAATAGTAGAACGCACACAATGGCAACCGACGATTTTTCTATTGATTTTTATGATGAACGCACCAAACGATTTTTAAACTTTGATCGTTCTTTTTTTAACAATACATTGCTGCTAAAAGAGCCTTTTAAAGCACGTTATGATGTTTGGTTGGGTTATATGCAAACTTTCCTAGAAACGATTCCAAAAGATATTCCTGTGTATTTGGTGTGGATTCCACATTGCTCGCAAGTGAATGATTATTACTTAAATAATTTGAATCAATTAGGAGCAACTTTTGATGATAAAACAACTGTTCAACAACTAAATTATCCATTCTTCGCGCAAGCAAAAAAGGATTTAAAAGCATTCACGAATGTGACACAATTAAATCCTTTAGAAACTTTTCAAGCAAACGACACAGAAAATTATCGTTTGTATTTTGCCAACGATCCACATATTAATGATAACGGAAATGTGGTGTTGCGTGATTTTTTGCAGACTGAGATTTCTTTTTAA
- the frr gene encoding ribosome recycling factor, which yields MNEDIKFIIDTTKESMDHAIAHLSKQLLGIRAGKASPAMLSNVMVDYYGSQTPLSQVANVNSTDARTITIQPWEKSMIQEIERGIMLANLGFNPMNNGESVIINVPALTEERRRDLAKQSKGEGEDAKVGIRNARQEANREIKKLDVSDDAKKNAEIDVQVLTDSYTQKIDDVLVIKEREIMTV from the coding sequence ATGAACGAAGACATTAAATTTATCATAGACACCACAAAAGAATCAATGGATCATGCTATTGCACACTTATCAAAGCAATTATTGGGTATTAGAGCAGGAAAAGCTTCTCCTGCAATGCTTTCTAATGTTATGGTCGATTATTATGGTTCACAAACTCCATTATCGCAAGTTGCAAACGTAAATAGTACCGATGCACGTACAATTACCATTCAACCTTGGGAAAAAAGTATGATTCAAGAAATTGAAAGAGGAATTATGTTAGCAAATCTTGGATTTAATCCTATGAATAATGGGGAATCGGTAATTATCAACGTGCCAGCATTAACTGAAGAACGTCGTAGAGATTTAGCAAAACAGTCTAAAGGTGAAGGTGAAGATGCCAAAGTTGGAATCAGAAATGCTAGACAAGAAGCAAATAGAGAAATCAAAAAGTTAGATGTTTCTGATGATGCAAAGAAAAATGCAGAAATCGATGTACAAGTATTAACAGATAGCTACACTCAAAAGATAGATGACGTTTTAGTCATTAAAGAAAGAGAAATTATGACGGTTTAA
- the tsf gene encoding translation elongation factor Ts, producing the protein MAKITAAEVGKLRKTTGAGMMDCKKALVEAEGDFDKAIDILRKKGQKVAAKRADRESSEGVAVAKVNADNTTGVAIVVGCETDFVGKNDSFVALGKELADLAIEHNTKEEFLAADFGGMTVAEKLIEQTGVIGEKIEINAFEKIEAAYVGSYVHINKIAAVVGFSAKVDNIEALAKDVAMQVASMGATTLSYKDFDPAFVASETEARIAAIEKDNEELVRLGKTLKNVPQYISMSQLSDEVLAKAEADAKAELAAEGKPEKIWDRILPGKMERFISDNTTLDQEQCLLDQNFIKDEKSTVAKYVASYGDVAVTGFKRVSLG; encoded by the coding sequence ATGGCAAAAATTACAGCCGCAGAAGTAGGTAAATTAAGAAAAACTACAGGTGCAGGAATGATGGACTGCAAAAAGGCATTAGTAGAAGCTGAAGGTGATTTCGATAAAGCAATTGACATTCTTCGTAAGAAAGGTCAAAAAGTTGCTGCTAAAAGAGCAGATCGTGAATCAAGTGAAGGTGTTGCTGTTGCAAAAGTAAATGCAGACAATACTACAGGTGTTGCAATTGTTGTAGGATGTGAAACTGATTTCGTTGGTAAAAACGATAGTTTTGTTGCCTTAGGAAAAGAATTAGCAGACTTAGCTATTGAGCATAATACAAAAGAAGAATTTTTAGCTGCTGATTTCGGTGGAATGACTGTTGCTGAAAAATTAATTGAGCAAACTGGTGTTATTGGTGAGAAAATTGAGATAAATGCTTTTGAAAAAATCGAAGCTGCTTATGTTGGATCATATGTACACATCAATAAAATTGCTGCTGTTGTAGGATTTTCTGCAAAAGTTGATAACATTGAAGCCTTAGCTAAAGATGTTGCTATGCAAGTTGCTTCTATGGGAGCAACTACATTATCTTACAAAGATTTCGATCCTGCTTTTGTTGCATCTGAAACAGAAGCGAGAATTGCTGCAATTGAAAAAGATAACGAAGAATTAGTACGTTTAGGGAAAACATTGAAAAATGTTCCTCAATATATCTCTATGTCTCAGTTAAGCGACGAAGTTTTAGCAAAAGCAGAAGCGGATGCAAAAGCGGAATTAGCTGCTGAAGGAAAACCAGAGAAAATTTGGGATCGTATCTTACCAGGTAAAATGGAAAGATTTATTTCAGATAACACTACGTTAGATCAAGAGCAATGTTTATTAGACCAAAACTTTATCAAAGATGAAAAGTCTACGGTTGCTAAATATGTTGCTTCTTACGGAGACGTTGCTGTAACAGGTTTCAAACGTGTATCTTTAGGATAA
- a CDS encoding DUF5686 and carboxypeptidase-like regulatory domain-containing protein, with the protein MKKSVLIFILLLTSIAAFAQQKISGVVTDKQSKESLPFANIYISPTKGTITDAEGKFTIYLKSEITSIRISYIGYKTVTIPIEKNTTYFKIQLELSQESLDAVVLYNKENPALQIIRDAIDRKKENDPERKLNSFKLNSYNKLLVTANPDSINGQLDSIFTKKDGKLVFKEIDSSNYSFKKDMMRSHIYLTEKVSEVSYSSSKGKREKVLATRMAGFKEPIYEILGIKIQSFSFYQNQYELFGTSYASPLANNALSKYNYKILDTVINSGRESYMIYYNPKKKGKTSGLEGILYIDRESYALQKGIAEIKGVIDIKAVQNFDYNKTFEVWFPTDKEIQIQKGKTDDSVSLFGATVNVQREKPQDSTTTVRSNEQKVSDFIFLSSKTQNFDLSINEPVKIRGRGLAIEIDEKAHNRDEMYWNQFRTDSITQRGKETYVVLDSVVAKDGVEKDIYLARKLLRGYYPTKYIDLDLRYLLKYNNYEAFRLGLGGVTSANFSTKYKLNGYGVYGTRDKDFKFGFGGAARLDKRTETWFGMSYTDDLVETGSSRFITDRRAFSLFEPRLFNIDLFYETKRLTVNLEHQITAKMQANLMLSKSNIASTYDYGFVNNGDVFSAYDITEAIFSVQWNPFSEYMQTRHGRTEIKSGFPQFAFQATQSINTFFGGDFNFTKLDLRIAHEISPIGKGVTSFLVKGGLGFGDIPISHLYHTSPNNPNKDEVLQRFSIAGRNSFETMYFNEFFSDKFVTLQAKHQFKPFKITAKFRPELILISRFAIGDAENIDRHLGQQFSSLKHGYSESGFEINKLFKGFGLSFMYRYGAYSLPQFEDNLSFKFTFYFNLGF; encoded by the coding sequence ATGAAAAAATCAGTATTGATTTTTATTTTACTACTCACTTCAATTGCTGCATTTGCGCAACAAAAAATTTCGGGAGTTGTAACCGATAAACAATCCAAAGAATCATTACCATTTGCTAACATTTATATTTCTCCAACCAAAGGCACAATTACAGATGCGGAAGGAAAGTTTACCATATATTTAAAAAGCGAAATCACATCTATTCGCATTTCATACATCGGTTACAAAACAGTAACTATTCCTATAGAAAAAAATACAACCTATTTTAAAATACAATTAGAACTTTCTCAAGAATCATTAGATGCCGTTGTTTTATACAACAAGGAAAATCCTGCATTGCAAATTATACGCGATGCTATTGATCGTAAAAAAGAAAACGATCCTGAACGCAAGCTAAATTCGTTCAAACTAAATTCATACAACAAACTTTTAGTTACTGCAAATCCAGATTCTATCAATGGACAGCTCGATTCTATCTTCACAAAAAAAGATGGAAAATTAGTCTTTAAAGAAATAGATTCATCCAATTACAGTTTCAAAAAAGACATGATGCGAAGCCACATTTACTTGACGGAAAAAGTCAGTGAAGTTTCATATAGTTCTTCCAAAGGAAAGCGCGAAAAAGTTTTGGCAACACGCATGGCAGGTTTTAAAGAACCGATTTACGAAATACTTGGCATCAAAATTCAGTCGTTCTCTTTTTACCAAAATCAATACGAACTTTTTGGAACTTCATATGCAAGTCCATTAGCAAATAATGCTTTATCAAAATACAATTATAAAATACTTGATACCGTAATCAATAGTGGGCGCGAATCGTACATGATTTATTACAATCCAAAAAAGAAAGGAAAAACTTCTGGCTTGGAAGGTATTCTTTATATTGATAGAGAATCATACGCATTGCAAAAAGGAATTGCCGAAATAAAAGGTGTGATTGACATCAAAGCTGTCCAAAACTTTGACTATAATAAAACATTTGAAGTTTGGTTTCCAACAGATAAAGAAATTCAAATTCAAAAAGGAAAAACGGACGATTCTGTATCGCTCTTTGGCGCAACCGTAAATGTACAGCGTGAAAAGCCACAAGACAGCACAACAACAGTTCGAAGCAATGAACAAAAAGTAAGCGATTTTATTTTCTTAAGTTCAAAAACACAAAATTTTGATTTATCTATTAACGAACCTGTAAAAATTAGAGGTCGCGGATTGGCAATTGAAATTGATGAAAAAGCACACAACAGAGACGAAATGTATTGGAATCAATTTCGTACGGATAGCATCACGCAACGCGGAAAAGAAACCTATGTTGTCCTTGATAGTGTTGTTGCAAAAGATGGTGTAGAAAAAGATATTTACTTAGCTCGTAAATTACTTCGCGGATATTATCCAACAAAATATATCGATTTAGATTTACGCTATTTATTAAAATATAACAATTACGAAGCGTTCCGATTAGGACTTGGTGGCGTTACAAGCGCAAACTTTTCTACCAAATATAAATTAAATGGTTACGGAGTTTATGGAACACGTGATAAAGATTTTAAATTTGGTTTTGGCGGCGCAGCACGATTAGACAAACGTACGGAAACTTGGTTTGGTATGTCGTATACCGATGATTTGGTAGAAACTGGAAGTTCCCGATTTATCACAGATAGACGTGCTTTTTCATTGTTCGAACCGCGATTATTCAATATTGATTTATTTTATGAAACCAAACGCTTAACGGTAAACTTAGAACATCAAATTACAGCAAAAATGCAAGCAAATTTGATGCTTTCAAAAAGTAATATAGCATCTACTTACGATTATGGTTTTGTGAATAATGGCGACGTTTTCAGTGCGTATGATATTACAGAAGCAATCTTTTCGGTACAATGGAATCCATTTAGTGAATACATGCAAACGCGTCACGGACGTACGGAAATCAAAAGTGGTTTTCCACAATTTGCGTTTCAGGCAACACAAAGTATCAATACTTTTTTTGGTGGAGATTTTAATTTTACAAAGTTAGATTTGAGAATAGCGCATGAAATCAGCCCAATTGGCAAAGGCGTTACTTCATTTTTAGTAAAAGGTGGATTGGGTTTTGGCGATATTCCAATCTCACATTTATATCACACTTCACCAAATAATCCTAATAAAGACGAAGTATTACAACGTTTTTCAATTGCGGGAAGAAACAGTTTTGAAACGATGTATTTCAACGAATTTTTCTCTGACAAATTCGTCACACTTCAAGCAAAACATCAATTCAAACCATTTAAAATTACTGCAAAATTCCGTCCTGAATTGATCTTAATTTCCAGATTTGCCATTGGTGATGCAGAAAACATTGATCGTCACTTAGGACAACAATTCAGTTCCTTAAAACATGGATATTCTGAATCTGGATTCGAAATCAATAAACTCTTCAAAGGATTTGGTTTAAGCTTTATGTATCGATACGGAGCTTACAGTTTGCCACAATTTGAAGATAACCTTTCCTTTAAATTCACCTTTTATTTTAATTTAGGTTTTTAA
- the rplM gene encoding 50S ribosomal protein L13, with product MDTLSYKTISANKATADKQWVLVDAEGLTLGRMASKVAKLLRGKYKPSFTPHADCGDNVVIINAEKIILTGNKWTDKSYIRHTGYPGGQRSLTATELYDKDPAKLVEKSVKGMLPKNKLGSALFRNLKVYVGPKHDQDAQKPTTINLNDLM from the coding sequence GTGGACACATTAAGCTACAAAACAATTTCAGCGAACAAAGCTACTGCAGATAAGCAATGGGTTTTGGTTGATGCTGAAGGACTAACGCTAGGGCGTATGGCTTCTAAGGTAGCAAAACTACTTAGAGGTAAGTACAAGCCTAGCTTTACACCACATGCTGATTGCGGAGATAATGTTGTTATTATCAATGCGGAGAAAATCATCTTAACTGGAAACAAGTGGACTGACAAATCTTATATTCGTCACACAGGTTATCCAGGTGGTCAAAGATCACTAACAGCTACGGAACTTTATGACAAAGACCCAGCAAAATTAGTGGAAAAATCAGTTAAAGGAATGTTACCAAAAAACAAATTGGGTAGCGCATTATTCCGTAACCTAAAAGTTTATGTTGGACCAAAGCACGATCAAGATGCGCAAAAGCCAACAACTATTAACTTAAATGATTTAATGTAA